One Barnesiella propionica genomic window carries:
- a CDS encoding DeoR/GlpR family DNA-binding transcription regulator, whose translation MLSIAERHKYILEKLAKQGFVKVYEIAQELDVTTVTVRKDLKYLEDKKLLFRTHGSASPVNPHAPDMNILIKEKRNSDEKRRIALAALEQIEQNDSIILGSGSTVYAVAEQIKQGGNLTVVTSSLQVSTLLNSLEDTTVIQLGGTLRKSSFSVVGDTAIKAFDEIACSKFIMGVDGIDLDYGLTTSNIDEARLNRKMIESSLRLIVVADSSKFGRRGFGKICNLDEVDVIITDSNVPEATVRVLEESGVQIVIV comes from the coding sequence ATGTTGAGTATTGCGGAAAGACATAAATATATACTTGAAAAACTGGCAAAACAAGGTTTTGTAAAAGTTTATGAAATAGCTCAGGAATTAGATGTAACTACGGTTACCGTAAGAAAGGATCTAAAGTATCTGGAAGATAAAAAGTTGCTTTTCCGTACTCATGGAAGTGCCAGTCCGGTTAATCCTCATGCTCCCGATATGAATATCCTGATAAAGGAAAAAAGGAATAGTGATGAGAAACGGCGTATCGCTTTGGCTGCTCTGGAGCAAATCGAGCAGAACGATTCTATTATTCTGGGTTCGGGAAGTACCGTATATGCCGTGGCGGAGCAAATCAAGCAAGGCGGCAACCTGACGGTCGTAACTTCTTCCTTGCAGGTTTCTACCTTGCTTAATTCTTTGGAAGATACGACGGTTATACAGTTGGGAGGAACTTTGCGTAAAAGTTCTTTTTCAGTAGTCGGAGATACCGCTATTAAGGCTTTTGATGAAATAGCCTGTTCGAAATTTATCATGGGGGTAGACGGCATAGACCTGGATTATGGTCTTACCACTTCTAATATAGATGAAGCGCGACTTAACCGTAAAATGATAGAATCTTCTCTCCGACTTATTGTTGTCGCTGATTCGTCCAAATTCGGTCGCCGTGGTTTTGGGAAAATCTGTAATCTGGATGAAGTGGACGTTATTATTACCGATTCCAATGTTCCTGAAGCGACAGTGCGTGTGCTGGAAGAATCGGGCGTACAGATTGTTATTGTATAA
- a CDS encoding ABC transporter ATP-binding protein produces the protein MKKAPVISAKNLCIGYNSGKKGEKRIHEHIALDLFPGELTCLLGPNGAGKSTLLRTMAASQPPIEGTLELEGKILSRYSERELSRKIGVVLTDKTQTGGLSVYELVSLGRQPHTGFFGRLNRHDKEIVEESIEAVGIGHKKKNYMAELSDGERQKVMIAKALAQECPLILLDEPTAFLDVVSRIEIMSLLHQIANRQKKTILLSTHDMEQALILADKLWLLSREGGLVCGTTEDIILDGYMDSLFSKDDIRFDLLHGVYYPTVKWSREIFVDTPDETLTHWTVNALNRNHIACTFDKNKRDRLPVVQVVSAHEIIFTEKGKESRFTNFGSFIESIQ, from the coding sequence ATGAAAAAAGCTCCCGTCATATCGGCAAAGAACCTGTGTATCGGTTATAACTCCGGGAAAAAAGGAGAAAAACGTATACATGAACATATAGCCCTCGATCTGTTTCCGGGAGAACTCACCTGCTTGCTGGGACCTAACGGCGCGGGAAAATCGACATTATTGAGAACCATGGCGGCTTCACAACCCCCTATCGAAGGAACTCTGGAACTGGAAGGGAAAATACTTTCCCGGTATTCCGAACGAGAGCTTTCCCGTAAAATAGGAGTAGTGCTCACCGATAAGACACAAACGGGAGGACTCTCGGTATACGAGCTCGTATCACTGGGAAGACAACCGCACACCGGTTTCTTCGGACGTCTTAACCGCCATGATAAAGAAATCGTGGAAGAATCTATCGAAGCCGTAGGTATAGGGCATAAAAAGAAAAACTATATGGCCGAGCTATCCGACGGTGAACGGCAGAAAGTAATGATAGCGAAAGCCCTCGCACAAGAATGTCCTTTAATATTGCTGGACGAACCTACGGCATTTCTGGATGTAGTGAGTCGTATAGAAATCATGTCATTGCTCCACCAGATAGCCAACCGTCAGAAAAAGACCATTCTTCTGTCCACGCACGACATGGAACAGGCTCTCATATTAGCGGATAAACTCTGGCTTCTTTCCCGGGAAGGAGGATTGGTATGCGGAACTACCGAAGATATTATTCTGGACGGATACATGGACTCCCTTTTCAGTAAGGACGATATCCGGTTCGACCTTTTGCACGGCGTATACTACCCGACTGTCAAATGGTCCCGGGAAATCTTCGTAGATACTCCGGACGAAACTCTTACGCACTGGACGGTAAACGCCCTGAACCGGAACCACATCGCCTGCACTTTCGATAAAAACAAACGCGACCGCCTCCCTGTCGTACAAGTAGTTTCAGCCCACGAGATCATATTCACGGAAAAAGGGAAAGAAAGCCGGTTCACTAATTTCGGCTCATTTATCGAAAGCATTCAATAG
- a CDS encoding nitroreductase family protein gives MKRYTLFLAGLIIPAISTFAQTIKLPEPQKTGGKPLMEVLSQRQSTRDFDTSRTLSDQTLSNLLWAGFGYNREGKRTAPSAMNRQEIAIYIITSQSTFIYDASLNELKEITKGDYRKAAGSQDFVYTAPVNLVFVCDKTKMPNIQMAYADCGFIAQNIYLYSASECLGTVVRGSFDKNELSRILKLNENQEILLCQTIGYPKK, from the coding sequence ATGAAACGGTATACTCTTTTTCTGGCAGGACTTATTATTCCCGCTATTTCTACATTTGCTCAAACGATAAAACTTCCGGAACCACAAAAAACAGGAGGTAAACCTCTGATGGAAGTTTTGTCGCAAAGACAATCTACAAGAGACTTCGATACGTCCCGGACTCTTTCTGACCAAACATTATCAAATCTTTTATGGGCCGGCTTCGGATATAACAGAGAAGGCAAACGCACCGCTCCTTCAGCAATGAACCGACAGGAAATAGCTATATATATCATAACTTCCCAAAGTACATTTATATACGATGCATCACTTAACGAATTAAAGGAAATAACAAAGGGAGACTACAGAAAAGCTGCAGGATCACAAGATTTTGTATATACGGCTCCTGTAAATTTAGTATTTGTTTGTGATAAAACTAAAATGCCGAACATACAGATGGCTTATGCCGATTGCGGATTTATTGCACAAAATATCTATCTATATAGTGCTTCGGAATGCTTGGGAACGGTAGTAAGAGGATCGTTTGACAAAAACGAGCTTTCCCGTATACTCAAATTAAATGAAAATCAGGAAATTCTATTATGCCAAACGATCGGTTATCCGAAAAAATAA
- a CDS encoding RHS repeat-associated core domain-containing protein yields MKRILSLALTLFIINGVHAQDIFRLHGFEKETLTLSKGRYPETFNQEETVQIGTVLLDTRSGKIVCLLSDDTTAAAYQGEISSRFLSIDPLCEKYPWISPYAYCANNPMRFVDTDGMDIYRYDNETGNLILAVKNEDKYDQIGKFSYDKKNDTYTLKTDKRGNAKTQIDNIEKGILKDGINFMTNHNVIDIGGENQASVGGFESFITQFSDFVGKEIGGYYLTDKGGSDIKYIGVAPYRNNKYDEAKSSFMLYRARPDLYNKAEHNTDFHTHPRFAAESDKLQSSRKDIARKNQTQEYHSQVKRFIILTTGYPTIEY; encoded by the coding sequence ATGAAAAGAATATTATCGCTCGCGCTCACACTGTTCATTATAAACGGCGTACACGCACAGGACATATTCCGGCTGCACGGGTTTGAAAAAGAAACCCTCACCCTGAGCAAAGGACGGTATCCCGAAACATTCAATCAGGAAGAAACCGTGCAGATAGGAACCGTACTGCTGGATACACGATCGGGGAAAATAGTCTGTTTGCTTTCCGATGATACGACGGCCGCCGCTTATCAGGGAGAGATATCCAGCCGGTTCCTTTCCATAGATCCTCTCTGCGAGAAATACCCCTGGATCAGTCCTTATGCCTATTGTGCCAATAATCCCATGAGATTCGTGGATACCGACGGAATGGATATTTACAGGTACGACAACGAAACGGGAAACCTTATCTTAGCCGTAAAGAACGAAGATAAATATGACCAGATAGGAAAATTCTCTTATGACAAAAAGAACGATACGTATACCTTAAAGACCGACAAAAGGGGAAATGCAAAAACACAAATAGATAATATAGAAAAGGGAATCTTAAAAGACGGTATCAATTTTATGACCAACCATAACGTAATAGATATAGGGGGAGAAAACCAGGCCTCGGTGGGAGGTTTCGAATCTTTTATTACGCAATTCTCCGATTTTGTCGGAAAAGAGATCGGCGGATATTATCTGACGGATAAAGGGGGGAGCGATATCAAATACATAGGAGTAGCTCCTTACAGGAATAATAAATATGACGAGGCTAAAAGCTCTTTTATGCTATACCGGGCAAGACCCGACCTGTATAATAAAGCGGAACATAATACCGATTTTCATACCCATCCCAGATTTGCGGCGGAAAGCGACAAACTACAATCGTCAAGAAAGGACATAGCCAGAAAAAACCAAACACAAGAATATCATTCCCAAGTAAAAAGATTTATCATTCTGACAACCGGTTATCCAACCATAGAATATTAA
- a CDS encoding YncE family protein — MKKILLYSAAILTMFLTSCWGDDDPDYFVPTTHGVYVLNEGVWGADNSNLSYIDLYTGNINNGKKQLGDTGQDILIYGSKMYVTVSESKTIEVMDKFTCETLKSIKLSGTQKPRYFVTNGNKIYVSLYDGHVARIDTANLEIEAVAAVGPNPEQMAIANGKLYVANSGGEQYMTGYNNTVSVVNLESFTEETTIPVAANPINMCADQFNDVYVISLSVYGEPGILQRISPDGNVTVLPQGANIMVRNGLYLYLINNPYGSATREYVVLDTKSEKIINTNFLKDPSVIDTPYSLGIDPITYYIYIGQSNKNYTGKGKVFVFDNNGNYISTLDAGVSPRNFGFLNNL, encoded by the coding sequence ATGAAAAAAATCTTATTGTACAGTGCGGCAATATTGACCATGTTCCTTACTTCCTGCTGGGGAGACGACGACCCCGATTATTTTGTACCAACAACTCACGGCGTATATGTCCTTAATGAAGGCGTATGGGGAGCCGATAATTCGAATCTCTCTTACATCGACCTGTACACGGGCAATATAAACAACGGAAAAAAACAACTGGGAGACACAGGACAAGATATCCTGATATACGGATCTAAAATGTATGTAACAGTATCCGAATCCAAAACAATAGAAGTGATGGACAAATTTACCTGTGAAACACTCAAGAGCATAAAACTAAGCGGAACTCAGAAACCCAGATATTTCGTAACAAACGGCAATAAAATATATGTATCTTTGTACGACGGACATGTAGCCCGCATCGATACGGCCAACCTGGAAATAGAAGCGGTTGCGGCAGTCGGCCCGAATCCCGAACAAATGGCTATAGCCAACGGTAAATTATATGTCGCTAATTCTGGAGGAGAACAATATATGACAGGATATAATAACACCGTGTCTGTAGTCAATCTGGAATCTTTTACCGAAGAAACAACAATTCCGGTAGCAGCCAATCCCATCAATATGTGTGCAGATCAGTTCAACGACGTATATGTAATTTCATTGAGCGTATACGGAGAACCGGGTATCCTGCAACGCATCTCACCCGACGGAAATGTTACCGTCTTGCCTCAAGGCGCGAATATAATGGTACGTAACGGATTATATCTATACCTGATCAATAATCCCTACGGATCTGCTACGCGCGAGTATGTCGTATTGGACACAAAATCAGAAAAAATTATCAACACGAACTTTCTGAAAGACCCGTCCGTCATCGACACTCCTTATTCATTGGGAATAGATCCTATTACCTACTATATTTATATAGGTCAAAGCAATAAAAACTATACCGGAAAAGGAAAAGTTTTTGTCTTTGACAATAACGGAAATTATATTTCAACTTTAGATGCAGGTGTTTCGCCCAGAAATTTCGGTTTCCTGAACAATCTGTAA
- a CDS encoding DUF5715 family protein yields the protein MPSMKWYGWIWILISIGIFVSCKDNSRTIIPEGPVKTTIKTIPFGKFKTVFNDMNDLHLEAARKNGISPLASLETAQNKGFWTLARVDSCQYFTIDPLKFSVPYLVPKAKWLLMTIGKNFTDSLQSRGASGYQIVVTSILRTDNTVKKLRKRNVNASENSAHRFGTTFDIAYNRYNKTDSLYEIKTEELRHLLGEVLLDLRNTGQCYVKYEIKQGCFHITVR from the coding sequence ATGCCCTCGATGAAATGGTACGGCTGGATATGGATATTAATCAGCATCGGCATTTTCGTTTCCTGTAAAGACAACAGTCGCACAATAATCCCGGAAGGACCTGTGAAAACAACAATAAAAACGATCCCTTTCGGCAAATTCAAAACTGTTTTCAATGACATGAACGATTTGCATCTCGAAGCAGCACGCAAGAACGGAATAAGCCCTTTAGCCTCACTCGAGACTGCTCAAAATAAAGGATTCTGGACCCTGGCTCGCGTAGACAGTTGTCAGTATTTTACAATAGATCCTCTCAAATTCTCGGTTCCTTATCTTGTTCCCAAAGCAAAATGGCTGCTTATGACCATAGGCAAGAATTTCACAGACTCTTTACAAAGCCGGGGAGCGTCGGGCTACCAGATTGTTGTCACCAGCATACTTAGGACAGATAACACTGTAAAAAAATTAAGAAAGCGCAATGTGAATGCCAGTGAAAATTCGGCACACCGGTTTGGTACGACATTCGACATTGCTTATAACCGCTATAACAAAACCGACTCTTTATATGAAATAAAAACAGAAGAGTTACGCCATCTTTTAGGAGAAGTGCTGCTGGATCTTCGTAACACCGGACAATGTTATGTAAAATATGAAATAAAACAAGGATGCTTCCATATCACGGTTCGTTAA
- a CDS encoding iron ABC transporter permease has product MKHAVHISRGTRYALLLSVIILLLIIGNLLIGSVRIPAEAVWNILCGNEVEKDSWRFIILESRLPQTITALLAGAALAVSGLMLQTAFSNPLAGPSILGINTGASLGVALVMLLFGGSIGAGTYTLTGFFSIIAGAFAGSVLVMGLILFFSTLVKSNIMLLIIGIMIGYITSSAISLLNFFATAEGVHSFMIWGMGNFGGVSLGQLPFFSFTTLTGLGISLLLIKPLNALLLGNRYAENLGINIKKVRNWLLIATGLLTAVTTAFCGPISFIGLAVPHIARLLLGTSNHNTLLPVTLLSGSAIALLCNLICVIPGESGIIPLNAITPVLGAPVIIYVIINQRKIQYFN; this is encoded by the coding sequence ATGAAACATGCAGTGCACATATCCAGAGGAACACGGTATGCCCTCCTGCTCTCAGTGATTATCCTGTTATTGATCATAGGAAATCTGCTGATAGGTTCGGTTCGCATTCCGGCAGAAGCCGTATGGAATATCTTATGCGGAAACGAAGTAGAAAAAGATAGCTGGCGTTTTATTATCCTGGAATCCCGGCTGCCTCAAACCATAACAGCGCTTTTAGCCGGAGCGGCACTCGCCGTATCGGGACTGATGCTGCAAACGGCTTTCAGCAATCCCCTGGCAGGACCTTCTATATTAGGTATTAATACGGGAGCCAGTCTGGGGGTAGCTCTAGTTATGCTGTTATTCGGCGGAAGCATAGGAGCAGGAACTTACACCCTTACCGGTTTTTTTTCCATTATAGCAGGAGCTTTCGCCGGTTCTGTCCTGGTCATGGGACTTATCTTATTTTTTTCCACTCTCGTTAAAAGCAATATCATGTTGCTTATCATCGGTATTATGATAGGCTATATCACTTCCTCGGCAATATCGCTGCTTAACTTTTTCGCGACAGCCGAAGGAGTACACTCTTTTATGATATGGGGTATGGGAAATTTCGGCGGCGTGTCGCTCGGCCAGCTTCCGTTTTTCAGCTTTACTACATTGACCGGGCTAGGTATTTCACTATTGCTTATCAAACCGTTAAACGCTTTATTACTGGGCAACCGTTATGCCGAAAACCTGGGTATCAACATTAAAAAAGTCCGAAACTGGTTATTGATCGCTACCGGTCTGCTGACAGCCGTAACCACGGCATTTTGCGGTCCTATTTCATTTATAGGACTCGCAGTACCTCATATAGCACGCCTTCTGCTGGGAACATCCAATCATAATACCCTGCTCCCCGTTACATTGTTATCGGGCAGCGCTATTGCTTTATTATGCAACCTGATATGTGTGATTCCCGGAGAATCGGGCATCATTCCGCTAAATGCCATTACCCCCGTTCTGGGAGCACCTGTTATTATTTATGTAATTATCAACCAGCGTAAAATACAATATTTTAACTGA
- a CDS encoding MFS transporter, with product MDQDTSKRFKYWQTRTIIATMVGYALFYFVRKNFSLAMPGMETDLGITKTSLGLFLTLNGLVYGLSRFVNGILADRMNARYYMAIGLALCALVNFAFGFAESVSGTLLGWGIGKNQMQAMILFMGVMWVLNGFLQGTGFPPCARLLTHWIPPKELATKMSVWNTSHSIGAGLVVILCGYIMGHYGAGGWKYCFFIPAAISFAGAIVLFIALRDTPTSVGLPEIPGTGAEYKKDGKKETSAENKAFLRRKVFGNPLIWILAIANFFVYIVRFSVLDWGPTLLSQSKGLSLENAGWLVALFEISGILGMLFSGWATDKFLKGRAHRTCVFCMLGSALFIFIFWQLPSGAPVWLLFASLCAAGFCIYGPQALIGIAAANQATKRAAATANGFTGLFGYASTIVSGVGLGALAQHCGWGYAYMAMIGIAVIGMLVFLMMWNAKADGYEEEQV from the coding sequence ATGGATCAGGATACCTCCAAACGGTTTAAATATTGGCAGACGCGGACGATTATCGCTACGATGGTAGGCTATGCCTTGTTTTATTTTGTAAGAAAGAACTTTAGCCTGGCTATGCCGGGTATGGAAACCGACCTGGGCATTACAAAAACCAGCCTGGGGCTTTTTCTTACGTTGAACGGTCTGGTCTACGGTTTGTCCCGTTTTGTGAACGGAATACTGGCAGACAGGATGAATGCCCGCTATTATATGGCAATAGGCCTTGCATTGTGTGCTTTGGTGAATTTTGCATTCGGTTTTGCGGAATCCGTGTCCGGAACGTTACTGGGATGGGGTATCGGCAAAAACCAGATGCAGGCGATGATTCTTTTCATGGGGGTTATGTGGGTTTTGAATGGTTTCTTGCAGGGGACGGGTTTTCCTCCCTGTGCCCGGTTGCTCACACATTGGATTCCCCCTAAAGAGCTGGCGACGAAAATGTCGGTATGGAATACCTCTCATTCCATCGGTGCAGGGCTGGTCGTTATCCTGTGCGGATATATAATGGGACATTACGGAGCCGGGGGATGGAAATATTGTTTTTTTATTCCGGCAGCGATTTCTTTTGCAGGAGCCATTGTTTTATTTATCGCTTTACGTGATACCCCTACGTCGGTAGGTCTGCCGGAAATACCGGGAACCGGAGCAGAGTATAAAAAAGATGGTAAAAAAGAAACTTCGGCTGAGAACAAAGCGTTTTTAAGGCGTAAAGTTTTCGGTAATCCTTTGATATGGATTCTGGCGATAGCCAATTTTTTCGTATATATCGTTCGCTTCTCTGTGTTGGATTGGGGACCTACCCTTTTAAGCCAGTCAAAAGGACTGTCTTTGGAGAATGCCGGCTGGCTGGTAGCACTGTTTGAAATATCGGGAATTCTGGGTATGCTGTTCTCCGGCTGGGCTACCGATAAATTCCTGAAAGGACGTGCCCACCGTACCTGTGTATTTTGTATGTTAGGCTCCGCCTTGTTTATCTTTATATTCTGGCAATTACCCTCAGGAGCTCCCGTATGGCTTTTGTTCGCTTCGCTGTGTGCCGCCGGTTTTTGTATATACGGTCCCCAGGCCCTTATCGGCATAGCTGCTGCTAACCAGGCTACGAAACGTGCTGCCGCTACGGCTAATGGCTTTACCGGACTGTTCGGTTATGCCAGTACTATTGTATCGGGTGTAGGTCTGGGTGCGCTGGCCCAGCATTGCGGTTGGGGATATGCCTATATGGCCATGATAGGTATTGCGGTAATAGGCATGCTCGTGTTCCTGATGATGTGGAATGCGAAAGCCGATGGTTATGAAGAAGAACAAGTTTAA
- a CDS encoding ABC transporter substrate-binding protein: MKPFILFLLILFILSGCGQNKKPTTGDGIKTAIKYAEGFTMTSYGDYTRIDILNPWDSTGTLHTYIAIPKDSPVPEQLPVGTVLRIPLTNTVIYSSVHTGILQELGALEQIGGVCDLRYSNQPAILERCTAGKITDAGNSMNPDIEKIIDMNPDAILLSPFENSGYGPIEKTGIPLVECADYMETSPLGRAEWIKLFGFLYGKETAADSLFSRIEQEYTDLQKQAQNSSETPSVFSEMKSGSAWYVPGGKSYMARIFADAGANYIWNRNQQSGSFPLSFEVVFDQAHDADFWLIKYYQDKDKTYNEIKKDYAPYANFKAFQKKNIYGCNTAKIPYYEEFPFHPERLLKDLIKIFHPELLPGYQPEYFTSLSE, from the coding sequence ATAAAACCATTCATCCTGTTTTTACTGATTCTGTTCATTCTCTCCGGCTGCGGGCAAAACAAAAAACCGACTACCGGGGACGGAATTAAAACCGCTATCAAATACGCCGAAGGGTTTACTATGACCTCTTACGGAGATTATACACGCATAGACATACTCAATCCTTGGGATTCTACCGGGACATTGCATACTTACATTGCCATACCGAAAGATAGCCCCGTACCGGAACAACTCCCGGTAGGAACCGTACTACGTATTCCATTAACCAATACGGTAATTTACTCTTCGGTACATACAGGTATACTGCAGGAATTAGGAGCATTGGAACAGATCGGGGGAGTATGTGACCTGCGGTATAGTAACCAACCGGCCATACTGGAGCGTTGTACTGCCGGCAAAATAACCGATGCCGGAAACTCCATGAATCCCGACATAGAAAAAATCATCGATATGAATCCGGACGCCATACTGCTTTCTCCTTTTGAAAACAGCGGTTACGGACCGATAGAAAAAACAGGTATCCCCCTTGTCGAATGTGCCGATTATATGGAGACCTCTCCCTTAGGAAGAGCCGAATGGATAAAATTATTCGGTTTTTTATACGGAAAAGAGACAGCAGCCGACTCTCTTTTCTCACGGATTGAACAGGAATATACCGATCTGCAGAAACAAGCTCAAAATTCATCCGAAACTCCTTCTGTTTTCAGCGAAATGAAAAGCGGTTCGGCCTGGTACGTCCCCGGAGGTAAAAGCTACATGGCCCGTATATTTGCCGATGCAGGTGCGAACTATATATGGAACCGGAACCAACAAAGCGGCTCTTTTCCTCTTTCTTTCGAAGTCGTGTTCGACCAGGCTCATGACGCTGATTTCTGGCTGATCAAATACTATCAGGATAAAGACAAAACCTATAACGAAATAAAAAAAGATTATGCACCTTACGCCAATTTCAAAGCTTTTCAGAAAAAAAATATATACGGATGCAATACGGCTAAAATCCCGTATTACGAAGAATTTCCTTTCCATCCGGAACGGCTTTTGAAAGACCTGATAAAGATTTTTCATCCCGAGCTGCTTCCCGGATATCAACCCGAATATTTCACTTCTTTGTCCGAATGA
- the lpxB gene encoding lipid-A-disaccharide synthase, whose protein sequence is MKYYLIAGEASGDLHAANLMKSLKEQDTAAEFRFFGGDLMASQGGTMVRHYREMAYMGFIPVLMNLNKVLRNIRDCKKDIAEFHPDVVILVDYPGFNLKIAGYVREKLNIPVHYYISPKIWAWKEYRIKSIRRYVDKMYSILPFEVPFYRKHRYEIDYVGNPTVDEMAVRPMADETFQDFISACGLPDKPVIALLAGSRISEIKSNLPVMLKAASVFPEYQMVIAGAPAIEDSLYRDLSQGYDVSVVSGKTYRLLQQASAALVTSGTATLETALLRVPQVVCYYMGGGKFTYNLFKRWLNVRFVSLVNLIADDEVVKELLACYCTPDNVRDELRRLLYDKDYRDKMSDGYDRMAALLGEPGAPVRAAREIIKTLRAGH, encoded by the coding sequence ATGAAATATTACCTTATTGCAGGAGAAGCATCGGGCGATTTACATGCGGCCAATCTGATGAAGTCTTTAAAAGAACAGGATACCGCTGCTGAATTTCGCTTTTTCGGAGGCGATCTTATGGCATCCCAGGGCGGAACTATGGTCAGGCATTATCGTGAAATGGCTTATATGGGATTTATTCCGGTACTGATGAACCTGAATAAGGTACTGCGTAATATACGTGACTGCAAGAAGGATATAGCCGAATTTCATCCCGATGTAGTCATATTGGTGGATTATCCGGGGTTCAATCTGAAAATTGCCGGATATGTCAGGGAAAAACTGAATATCCCGGTTCATTATTATATCTCTCCTAAGATATGGGCCTGGAAGGAATACCGGATAAAAAGTATACGCCGTTATGTCGATAAGATGTATTCCATCCTGCCCTTCGAAGTCCCTTTTTACCGGAAGCACCGTTATGAAATAGATTATGTGGGAAACCCTACGGTGGACGAGATGGCGGTACGTCCGATGGCGGATGAAACCTTTCAGGATTTTATATCCGCTTGCGGATTGCCTGACAAGCCCGTTATTGCTTTGTTGGCCGGAAGCCGGATCTCTGAGATAAAGAGTAATCTTCCGGTTATGCTGAAAGCAGCTTCCGTTTTTCCCGAATATCAGATGGTGATAGCCGGGGCTCCCGCTATCGAAGATTCCTTGTATAGGGACCTTTCGCAAGGATATGATGTTTCGGTGGTTTCGGGAAAGACTTACCGTCTGTTGCAGCAGGCTTCTGCTGCACTGGTTACTTCGGGTACGGCTACTCTTGAAACAGCATTGTTGCGCGTACCGCAGGTCGTTTGTTATTATATGGGAGGAGGGAAATTTACTTACAATCTGTTTAAGCGGTGGCTGAATGTACGGTTCGTTTCTCTGGTGAATCTCATCGCCGATGATGAGGTCGTAAAAGAGTTGCTTGCCTGCTATTGTACTCCGGATAATGTCCGGGACGAGCTGAGACGTTTACTGTATGATAAAGATTACCGGGATAAGATGTCGGACGGCTATGATCGTATGGCCGCATTGTTGGGTGAGCCGGGTGCTCCCGTCAGGGCGGCCCGTGAAATAATCAAGACGTTGCGTGCCGGGCACTGA
- a CDS encoding HAD-IIA family hydrolase: MNFDKKILERAARIKHVALDMDGTIYKGGTLFPFTIPFLDKLKRMGIGYSFLTNNPSRSCDDYLNHLSQMGIKAAPEELYTTALATIDYIKTHFPAYRRLFILGTPSMIGEFERAGFVSVGENACDVPDAVVVAFDSTLVYKRMCRAAWWIEQGKTYIATNPDRICPTDEPTVLVDCGSICAALEYATGRKPDIVMGKPDPNMLTGILNRHRLEPSQVAMVGDRVYTDLLMAHRAHTLGVLVLSGETARETGERADPRPDVILENLESLGKLLEEARHN, encoded by the coding sequence ATGAATTTCGATAAAAAGATACTCGAACGTGCGGCCCGCATCAAACATGTCGCATTAGATATGGACGGTACCATTTATAAAGGAGGCACTCTATTTCCTTTTACTATTCCTTTTCTGGATAAGTTGAAAAGAATGGGTATCGGTTATTCGTTTCTGACTAATAATCCTTCCAGAAGCTGTGACGATTATTTAAATCATTTGTCACAGATGGGTATAAAGGCGGCCCCCGAAGAATTATATACGACAGCTTTAGCGACGATAGATTATATTAAAACTCATTTCCCTGCATACAGGCGGTTATTTATATTAGGTACGCCCAGCATGATCGGAGAGTTTGAAAGAGCCGGGTTCGTGTCAGTAGGGGAAAATGCATGCGACGTACCCGATGCCGTGGTAGTTGCATTCGACAGTACGCTTGTATATAAGCGGATGTGCAGGGCGGCCTGGTGGATAGAGCAGGGAAAAACTTATATAGCGACAAATCCCGACCGGATATGTCCTACGGACGAGCCTACCGTATTGGTGGATTGCGGTTCTATTTGTGCCGCGTTGGAATATGCGACCGGCCGCAAGCCGGATATCGTAATGGGGAAACCCGATCCTAATATGCTTACGGGTATATTGAACCGCCATCGTTTGGAACCTTCCCAGGTAGCCATGGTGGGCGACCGGGTATATACCGATTTGCTTATGGCGCACCGGGCGCATACTCTTGGGGTACTGGTTCTTTCGGGAGAAACAGCCCGGGAAACGGGAGAGCGTGCCGATCCCCGTCCCGACGTTATTTTAGAAAATCTTGAAAGCCTCGGCAAGCTGTTGGAGGAAGCCCGGCATAACTGA